From a region of the Calliphora vicina chromosome 4, idCalVici1.1, whole genome shotgun sequence genome:
- the TH1 gene encoding negative elongation factor D, translating into MEMEYDETGWQQGRPKQQGEDEEMPEDNPQETIQECLEKFLTPDYIMEPGIFTQLKRYFQSGGSPEEVIMMLSENYKAVAQMANLLAEWLILAGVKVTDVQAMVENHLKDMILKTFDPKKADTIFTEEGETPDWLTEMIDHPTWRSLIYRLAEEYPDCLMLNFTIKLISDAGFQSEITSISTAAQQIEVFSRVLKTSIAKFLSNPEDIQGAIQECARMVCHGQHTYVYSQVLIQVLSQEPKGGFNMKRLSQEITKYALQNNQNVTPITMALNGSAAYPQACQALSSMLSRNTLNPADITVLYRNYSGTDPPPIDLIRNPQFLELLVDSLFKAGVKINPEHKSKYIHLLAYAASVVDTPAKKRPLTERILNKEELKSTVQAIEKVHAICNVNKGSTELIAELQTLYNCIKFPVVGVGVIRWIENTVTEPSYFKLSTDSCPTHLAILDEVAAVHPTLHQQILILLIRLFESKQDELEILVQLEMKKMLLDRMVNLLTRGCVVPVVKYIKQCWGKGDTDISLIRYFVTEVLETITHPYSPEFVLLFLPMVENEEITGTMRGEGDNDPVSEFIVHCKAHYTTV; encoded by the exons ATGGAAATGGAATACGATGAAACTGGCTGGCAACAGGGTAGGCCCAAGCAACAAGGAGAAGATGAG gaAATGCCCGAGGATAATCCCCAAGAAACTATACAGGAGTGCTTGGAGAAATTTCTAACACCCGATTATATTATGGAACCTGGCATATTTACCCAGCTTAAGCGTTATTTTCAATCTGGCGGCTCGCCGGAAGAGGTCATTATGATGCTGTCGGAAAACTATAAGGCAGTGGCGCAAATGGCAAATTTATTGGCAGAATGGCTTATATTGGCGGGGGTTAAGGTAACCGATGTCCAGGCCATGGTGGAAAATCATTTAAAGGATATGATTTTGAAAACTTTCGATCCCAAAAAGGCTGATACCATTTTTACCGAAGAGGGTGAAACTCCTGATTGGTTGACCGAAATGATAGATCATCCCACTTGGCGTTCTTTAATTTACCGTTTGGCCGAAGAGTATCCTGATTGTTTAATGTTGAATTTTACCATTAAACTGATATCGGATGCTGGatttcaaagtgaaattactTCGATTTCAACGGCGGCTCAACAAATTGAGGTATTCTCGCGTGTATTGAAAACATCTATAGCTAAGTTTCTTAGTAATCCCGAGGATATACAAGGTGCCATACAAGAATGTGCACGTATGGTGTGTCACGGTCAGCATACGTATGTTTATTCTCAGGTTTTAATTCAAGTTTTGAGCCAAGAGCCCAAAGGTGGCTTCAATATGAAACGCTTGTCGCAGGAGATAACGAAATATGCGTTACAAAA CAATCAAAATGTTACTCCCATTACTATGGCTCTAAACGGTTCAGCTGCTTATCCTCAGGCCTGTCAGGCTTTATCATCTATGCTCTCGCGTAATACCCTTAATCCAGCCGATATTACTGTGCTGTATCGCAACTATTCGGGAACAGATCCACCACCAATTGATCTTATCAGAAATCCTCAATTTTTGGAACTACTAGTAGATTCTCTCTTCAAAGCTGGCGTAAAGATAAATCCCGAACATAAATCGAAATATATTCACCTATTGGCCTATGCAGCCTCTGTAGTAGATACACCTGCCAAAAAAAGACCTTTAACGGAAAGAATCTTAAATAAAGAGGAGTTGAAGAGCACTGTACAAGCGATAGAAAAAGTGCATGCCATTTGTAATGTCAACAAGGGGTCTACGGAATTAATAGCTGAATTGCAAACGCTGTACAATTGTATAAA ATTCCCTGTCGTGGGTGTGGGCGTTATACGCTGGATAGAAAACACCGTCACAGAACCCTCATACTTTAAACTTTCCACCGACAGCTGTCCCACACATTTAGCCATTTTAGATGAGGTAGCTGCTGTGCATCCCACTTTacatcaacaaattttaatcCTCTTAATACGCCTGTTCGAGTCGAAACAAGATGAATTGGAAATTCTAGTACAATTGGAAATGAAGAAAATGTTATTGGATCGTATGGTGAATTTACTAACACGCGGCTGTGTAGTGCCTGTTGTCAAGTACATCAAACAGTGCTGGGGTAAAGGTGACACCGATATCTCGCTTATACGTTATTTTGTCACAGAAGTTTTAGAGACCATTACCCATCCTTATTCGCCGGAATTTGTATTGCTATTTTTACCCATGGTAGAAAATGAGGAAATTACTGGCACTATGAGAGGTGAAGGTGATAATGATCCGGTATCGGAATTTATAG ttCACTGCAAGGCTCATTATACTACTGTGTAA
- the LOC135959306 gene encoding protein C19orf12 homolog, with product MPIDGRELIEAISVLADEQNVRVTVKQSGKGAIVCGACCFAGGLLLGPAGLAIGGAAGGVVAYKMTKGSFRPLGDVIINDLTDTQKEQLVQHVTKAVQDVHPTDLVMLLPLIMNNLSIQQAVLKTVVSFVSNELRLQVID from the exons ATGCCTATCGATGGTAGAGAATTAATAGAAGCCATCTCCGTATTGGCAGATGAACAAAATGTACGAGTCACGGTGAAACAATCGGGCAAAGGTGCTATTGTGTGTGGAGCTTGCTGTTTTGCTGGTGGTCTATTGTTGGGACCAGCTGGCTTGGCCATTGGCGGTGCTGCTGGTGGCGTGGTGGCATATAAAATGacaaaag gTTCTTTCCGTCCTTTGGGTGACGTCATCATAAATGATCTTACCGATACGCAAAAAGAACAACTTGTTCAACATGTCACCAAGGCTGTGCAAGATGTTCATCCCACTGATTTGGTTATGCTATTGCCATTGATCATGAATAATTTGTCTATACAGCAGGCTGTTTTAAAAACTGTAGTCAGTTTTGTTTCAAATGAACTGCGTTTGCAAGTTATCGACTGA
- the LOC135956584 gene encoding uncharacterized protein LOC135956584, with amino-acid sequence MGPQTVLSDSEEKRLVKWCQDLAKCGFPLKSEDLLNTVQTIVKEEQRTTPFLNGRPGRKWYQGFLKRHPCLSIREAEGISKGRAVVTEEAIRKWFNGLKKFLNDQNALDILADPSRIFNGDETSFSMCPKTGKVLAPKGYRNVYSIQKGNEKETITVLLVFSANGKTVVPMVVFPYIRPPKDIINSLPENWFLGKSESGWMVSEVEYIANGVHNWLNDHNVQRPILLFVDGHKSHMTLELSQFCEDNNIILYALPPNTTHMLQPADVSVFKPLKQEWKNTIREWQLNPENICKVINKSTFCPLLHAVLSKINMEDTIKNGFRKCGLYPFNPDNVDYTKCVKNQLELLVGDQSENEKRLKERDFDRAIEIINRIAPNLCERGIDSDVIIEEINNLKRNGNDQPINILSNVTIESGTYIINEEGVLEKQTELVVTPTLDTDNPSKKFKPVHYSSPTASTINDNDTSFQPLNCSSPIPTTPLNINQPLPTNRDCSSPSSSVTSTIGKNSLGASLMKAKSMSPTFEKHLYFPKPSTSSKRILKPKAPSAISALAWRVHIESKEREKIDKAEAIKERKLQRQQRKINKENKPKKNKKGKIKQVCGTCKEDLDTDAEDDGLKNIGCDICPQWFHLKCTNLKELPYDDVMGIDFVCIACNDQID; translated from the coding sequence ATGGGGCCACAAACCGTGTTGTCTGATTCTGAAGAAAAGCGTTTAGTAAAATGGTGCCAAGATCTAGCAAAATGTGGATTTCCATTAAAAAGTGAGGATTTGCTAAACACGGTTCAAACAATCGTGAAGGAAGAACAGCGAACCACACCGTTTTTAAACGGTCGACCAGGAAGGAAATGGTATCAAGGGTTTTTGAAACGTCATCCCTGTCTATCAATTAGAGAAGCAGAAGGAATTAGTAAGGGTCGAGCGGTAGTAACAGAGGAAGCCATAAGAAAATGGTTTAatggattaaaaaaatttctcaatGACCAGAACGCTTTGGATATTTTAGCTGATCCATCCCGAATATTTAATGGTGATGAAACAAGTTTTAGTATGTGCCCTAAAACTGGCAAAGTTTTGGCTCCAAAAGGATATCGGAATGTATATTCCATACAAAAGGGGAATGAAAAAGAAACAATTACAGTGCTATTGGTATTTTCAGCAAATGGCAAGACCGTGGTACCAATGGTAGTCTTTCCATATATACGACCGCCCAAAGACATAATAAACAGCCTGCCAGAAAATTGGTTTCTTGGGAAATCAGAGTCAGGATGGATGGTAAGTGAAGTCGAATATATCGCAAATGGAGTCCACAATTGGCTTAATGATCACAATGTCCAACGGCCCATTCTGTTGTTTGTTGATGGTCATAAATCCCACATGACTTTGGAACTAAGCCAATTTTGTGAAGACAACAACATTATTCTATATGCACTACCTCCAAACACTACACACATGTTGCAACCTGCTGACGTGAGCGTGTTTAAACCACTAAAACAAGAATGGAAGAATACCATAAGAGAATGGCAATTGAACCcggaaaatatttgtaaagttattaataaatcaaCATTTTGCCCGCTTCTTCACGCGGTTCTCTCTAAAATAAACATGGAAGATACCATTAAAAATGGGTTTCGAAAATGCGGATTATACCCTTTTAATCCTGACAACGTTGATTACactaaatgtgtaaaaaatcaATTGGAGTTATTAGTAGGTGATCAGTCTGAAAATGAGAAAAGACTTAAAGAAAGAGATTTTGATCGAGCCATTGAAATAATCAACCGAATAGCTCCTAATTTATGTGAACGTGGAATTGATTCCGATGTCATTATTGAAGAGAtcaataacttaaaaagaaatggAAATGATCAACCTATTAACATTTTGAGTAACGTTACCATAGAGTCAGGCACGTATATAATTAATGAGGAGGGGGTTTTGGAAAAGCAAACAGAGCTGGTAGTAACGCCAACTTTAGATACAGATAATCCCAGTAAAAAGTTTAAACCTGTTCACTACTCATCTCCAACTGCATCAACAATTAATGATAACGATACTTCATTTCAGCCTCTTAACTGTTCAAGTCCAATCCCTACTACTCCTTTAAATATTAACCAACCGCTTCCAACTAATAGAGACTGTTCTTCTCCAAGCTCATCAGTTACTAGTACGATTGGTAAAAATTCCTTAGGCGCTTCGCTAATGAAAGCCAAATCCATGTCACCaacatttgaaaaacatttatatttcccAAAGCCATCAACTTCTTCAAAGCGCATTTTAAAGCCTAAGGCACCTAGTGCTATATCTGCTCTTGCATGGAGGGTCCATATAGAGTCAAAAGAACGTGAAAAAATTGATAAAGCTGAAgctataaaagaaagaaaacttCAACGTcaacaaagaaaaattaataaagaaaataaaccaaaaaaaaataaaaaagggaagATAAAACAAGTTTGTGGCACATGTAAAGAAGATTTGGACACAGACGCTGAGGATGATGGTCTGAAAAACATAGGATGTGACATTTGCCCACAGTGGTTTCACCTCAAATGCACTAATTTGAAAGAACTGCCGTACGACGATGTAATGGGGATTGACTTTGTGTGCATAGCATGCAATGACCAAATAGACTGA
- the LOC135957046 gene encoding uncharacterized protein LOC135957046 gives MEESALLSNIAVIISKDILVDENNGHKKPKHFLWHCNDTETNVNAESRFPLLEAADNEAEDFFLKQHISEATPSSGNRVGRKQEMPTTSQKANKKRKLTQKLENFNRKHKKLRDDKLKPISTRTKEVNLLNEFENVEFEGYLHMCKMSFLKTFQFIRHLFSPSTFAAGVPPQTVFSLSLWKLTTDEHFEEIAKRFKISQNDCESIISQFWHIISDKYESYIKWPNSQVSQQLQLEGFQKHSQLKIFPNLFGVLAIKRLDIFLASEDSEIPIILQIVCDVDQKVIDCFVELEQDYTFDETPMGQILALNENTMPKDCYLIGNKSFPLKPYLMKPFSNPCFRKEHEFNSLLEPALKLAYDTLDIMAKRFNALYALEAKDLAEVRKILETICALHNLSVSIEDDYVDRKREVVSFNWASDNNDGYAIGNEQSVQGLQKRSDLVDVVVK, from the exons ATGGAAGAAAGTGCTTTACTATCAAATATAGCCGTAATTATAAGCAAGGACATACTGGTAGATGAGAATAATGGCCATAAGAAACCTAAACATTTTCTGTGGCATTGTAATGACACCGAAACAAATGTTAACGCAGAATCACGTTTTCCTTTACTCGAAGCAGCAGACAATGAAGCAgaagatttttttctaaaacaacaCATTTCTGAGGCAACTCCATCAAGTGGGAATAGAGTAGGCCGTAAGCAGGAAATGCCAACAACTAGTCAAAAGGcgaataaaaaaaggaaacttacacaaaaactggaaaattttaataggaaacaCAAAAAGTTAAGAGACGATAAGTTGAAGCCCATTTCTACTAGGACAAAGGAAGTAAatcttttaaatgaatttgaaaatgttgagTTTGAGGGCTATTTGCATATGTGCAAAATGAGTTTTTTG AAAACTTTTCAATTCATCCGACATTTATTTTCACCATCCACCTTTGCCGCTGGTGTACCACCTCAAACTGTATTCTCTTTATCACTATGGAAACTTACCACCGATgaacattttgaagaaatagCCAAACGCTTCAAAATATCTCAGAACGACTGTGAGTCCATCATAAGTCAGTTTTGGCATATAATTTCGGATAAATACGAATCCTACATAAAATGGCCAAATTCCCAGGTCTCACAACAATTACAACTGGAGGGTTTCCAAAAGCATTcccaattgaaaatatttcccaATCTATTTGGTGTGCTAGCCATTAAAcgtttggatatttttttggccTCCGAAGATTCGGAAATTCCCATTATATTGCAAATAGTGTGCGATGTTGATCAAAAAGTAATTGATTGCTTTGTAGAACTCGAACAGGACTATACATTCGACGAGACACCAATGGGACAAATATTGGCTTTAAATGAAAATACCATGCCAAAAGATTGCTATCTAATTGGAAATAAAAGTTTTCCTCTTAAGCCGTATTTAATGAAACCTTTTTCGAATCCTTGCTTTCGCAAGGAGCATGAGTTTAATAGTTTATTGGAACCGGCTTTAAAATTGGCTTACGATACTTTGGATATTATGGCCAAACGTTTTAATGCTCTGTATGCATTGGAAGCTAAAGATTTGGCTGAAGTTCGTAAGATATTGGAGACGATTTGTGCACTACATAATTTAAGTGTGTCCATTGAAGATGACTATGTGGATCGTAAACGTGAAGTGGTTTCATTTAATTGGGCTTCGGATAATAATGATGGATATGCTATAGGCAATGAACAAAGTGTTCAAGGTTTACAAAAACGCAGTGATTTGGTTGATGTTGTGgtgaaataa
- the ais gene encoding probable ATP-dependent RNA helicase DDX52, protein MDAHDLFRQLTRGVRFTNRNKAPQKQSKKPLEKQCKLEDEIKSKDEGIVSDEDETMQDIEDIETNVSSDEEELQQDDEEPQTFEFISGVTSSGKKSKKKTKPLTAEQQEKQMEEEMIQTIRKENRITVFGKNIPAPISTFQELHTNYNMNEKLVQNLVNCNYAKPTAVQMQAIPIMLKGRPLMACAPTGSGKTIAFLAPVINDLKAPKKVGFRALVLAPTRELAQQIYRECIRMSEKTALKIHIISKVNQAKAKFGENSSKKFDILISTPNRVRFLLQQEPPLLDLKSIEWFILDEADRLMEEGQNNFKEQLDDILAACTNPHKKLALFSATYTVPVAKWALKNLKNLARVNVGAQNAATEFVEQELLFVGSESGKLLAVRDMVRSGLKPPVLVFVQSKDRAKQLFEELLYDGINVDVIHADRTQQQRDNCVRAFREGHIWILICTELMGRGIDFKGVNLVLNYDFPPSTISYIHRIGRTGRAGRPGKAITFFTQDDTPHLRSVAEIIRNSGGKVPEFMLNMKKAKKSEKKKLASFAPKRADISTRIKPEQERQDKLEKVEKVMQKKHKSAKNSKAENDDNNKKFKKIQKLKNTHNSLPPTKNKKSKNHIKNNKSKQKS, encoded by the exons atggatgCCCATGACTTATTTCGTCAGTTGACAAGAGGTGTAAGATTTACCAACAGAAATAAAGCTCCACAAAAg CAGAGCAAAAAGCCCTTGGAAAAACAGTGTAAACTGGAGGATGAAATAAAAAGCAAAGATGAAGGAATAGTTTCAGATGAAGATGAAACTATGCAAGATATTGAAGACATAGAAACGAACGTTTCGTCTGATGAAGAAGAACTACAGCAAGACGATGAAGAACCacaaacatttgaatttatatcGGGAGTGACAAGTTCTggcaaaaaatcgaaaaagaaaACCAAACCTCTTACAGCCgaacaacaagaaaaacaaatggAAGAGGAAATGATACAAACAATTCGTAAAGAAAATCGTATTACagtatttggaaaaaatataccAGCACCCATCTCCACGTTCCAGGAACTGCACACCAACTATAACATGAATGAGAAACTAGTGCAAAATCTTGTGAACTGTAACTATGCCAAACCTACAGCCGTGCAAATGCAAGCTATACCCATTATGCTTAAAGGCAGACCTCTAATGGCTTGTGCCCCCACAGGTTCTGGCAAAACTATAGCCTTTTTAGCACCTGTTATTAATGACTTAAAGGCTCCCAAGAAAGTAGGCTTTCGTGCTTTAGTTTTAGCACCCACAAGAGAATTGGCTCAACAAATCTATCGTGAGTGTATACGTATGTCGGAAAAGACGGCTCTTAAAATTCATATAATAAGTAAAGTTAATCAGGCGAAAGCGAAATTTGGTGAGAATTCCTcaaaaaaattcgatattttaatATCAACACCTAATAGAGTTAGATTTTTGTTGCAACAAGAGCCACCGCTGTTGGATTTGAAGAG tATTGAATGGTTTATTCTTGATGAAGCTGATCGTTTGATGGAGGAGGGTCAGAATAATTTCAAAGAACAATTAGATGATATTTTAGCTGCCTGTACAAATCCCCACAAAAAACTTGCTTTATTTAGTGCCACATATACGGTGCCGGTAGCCAAGTGGGCTTTAAAGAATCTTAAAAATCTAGCTCGTGTAAATGTGGGTGCCCAAAATGCTGCTACTGAATTTGTGGAGCAAGAGTTGTTGTTTGTGGGTTCAGAAAGTGGCAAACTTTTGGCTGTACGTGATATGGTGAGAAGCGGTCTGAAACCACCGGTGTTGGTGTTTGTACAAAGTAAG GATCGTGCCAAACAGTTGTTCGAGGAACTTTTATACGATGGCATTAATGTCGATGTCATACACGCCGATCGTACCCAGCAACAACGTGACAACTGTGTGAGAGCTTTCCGTGAAGGTCATATATGGATATTAATTTGTACAGAACTTATGGGACGTGGTATTGATTTCAAAGGAGTTAATCTAGTATTAAACTATGATTTTCCACCCTCCACTATATCATATATACATCGTATTGGTCGTACCGGCAGAGCGGGCAGACCAGGAAAAGCCATAACATTTTTCACACAAGATGATACACCACATTTGAGAAG CGTTGCTGAAATTATACGCAATTCTGGTGGCAAGGTACCCGAATTCATGTTAAACATGAAAAAAGCCAAGAAATCAGAGAAAAAGAAACTGGCCAGTTTTGCTCCAAAGCGAGCAGATATTTCTACCAGAATCAAACCCGAACAAGAAAGACAAGATAAATTAGAAAAAGTAGAAAAGGTAATGCAAAAGAAACACAAGTCAGCTAAAAACTCTAAGGCGGAAAATGAtgataacaataaaaaattcaagaaaatacaaaaattaaaaaatacccaTAACAGTTTGCCGcctacaaaaaataagaaatcgaaaaatcatattaaaaataataaatctaaacaaaaatcttaA
- the hfw gene encoding protein halfway, with product MYIYLKYYTLIALIIYGGATVRGRPEEESPAQQEAQIVIPSITNSGGSATSGNGNALATTEANKSQIAPQVETAPDYCFQMEENLCLNSFNNNNTNQTHHQTSHFINTCQCRQHPNSNASQNNWYCCNITQLSMISSCPNTSNWTNLHIYNVTMTEIDLSSPIFQTLQSLAITDGNIRRIVKTFSRMSKVKCLNLSNNNLLNITMKTPIFLKFLNLSKNNLTQIPKLGPNQNITMDIRDNKRMLCNNLVETIFRGSFKFVAPNSSFCLMDSTFNWFNTTDYIAINQIDIIRRFYTDCPVIPGKGNCTCAPEHMLSAGDPSKNKIFCRVDCSNLGLTELPPKLPENTFQLNITNNNITVIGEHFHNNPTYQSIVKLLADNNHIESMHDLEGTNFMDHFQRLYLRNNNIKRLPEYLLTNVLDSIVGRQIFLGGNKLICDCNSAKVLKLWLLQRSKDIPDYVEIQCRNIPQRIMELQEIKVCQSPHDWTDYVYYLIATEVILLIALITKVSYDYWVFKTAGYLPWPASKMPKLPCDWLCES from the exons atgtatatatacCTAAAA tATTATACCCTTATAGCACTAATCATTTACGGTGGAGCTACTGTTAGGGGAAGGCCAGAAGAAGAAAGCCCTGCTCAACAAGAAGCTCAGATTGTAATACCCAGTATTACTAATTCGGGCGGCTCAGCTACCAGCGGCAATGGCAATGCCTTGGCCACTACAGAAGCCAATAAGTCTCAAATTGCGCCACAAGTTGAGACGGCTCCCGACTATTGCTTCCAAATGGAAGAGAATTTGTGCCTTAATTcatttaataacaacaacaccaacCAAACACACCATCAAACCTCACACTTCATCAACACCTGTCAGTGTCGTCAACATCCCAATTCAAATGCCAGCCAGAATAATTGGTATTGCTGTAACATCACACAACTGTCAATGATAAGCAGTTGTCCTAACACCAGCAATTGGACTAATCTGCATATTTATAATGTCACAATGACAGAAATTGATTTATCATCACCCATATTTCAAACACTACAATCATTGGCCATAACCGATGGCAATATCAGACGTATTGTGAAAACATTTTCACGTATGTCTAAAGTGAAGTGCCTTAATTTATCCAACAATAATCTCTTGAATATCACCATGAAAACaccgatatttttgaaatttttaaatctctCCAAGAATAATCTAACACAAATACCTAAATTGGGTCCTAATCAAAATATTACTATGGATATAAG agaCAACAAACGCATGCTGTGCAATAATTTGGTAGAAACCATATTTCGCGGTTCATTTAAATTCGTGGCCCCCAACAGTTCATTTTGCTTAATGGATTCTACTTTTAATTGGTTTAATACAACCGATTATATTGCGATTAATCAAATCGATATAATTAGACGTTTTTACACGGACTGCCCGGTTATACCAGGAAAAGGCAATTGTACTTGTGCGCCGGAACATATGTTGTCAGCG GGGGAtccctcaaaaaataaaatattttgtcgtGTTGACTGCTCCAATTTGGGTTTAACAGAATTGCCGCCTAAATTGCCGGAGAATACATTTCAGCTTAATATTACTAATAATaat ATCACAGTAATTGGTGAACATTTTCATAATAATCCCACCTACCAAAGCATTGTAAAACTACTTGCCGATAACAATCACATTGAATCAATGCACGATTTGGAAGGTACTAATTTTATGGATCATTTTCAGCGATTATATTTGCGtaacaataatattaaaagG cTTCCCGAATATTTATTAACCAATGTTTTGGATAGCATAGTTGGacgacaaatatttttgggtggCAATAAATTAATATGTGATTGTAACTCGGCCAAAGTATTAAAG CTTTGGCTACTGCAGCGCAGTAAAGATATACCAGACTATGTGGAAATTCAATGCCGTAATATACCTCAGCGTATAATGGAATTACAAGAGATTAAAGTGTGTCAATCGCCGCATGATTGGACCGATTATGTTTATTATCTAATAGCTACCGaagttattttattaattgCCCTGATAACAAAAGTATCCTATGATTATTGGGTATTCAAAACAGCCGGCTATTTGCCATGGCCAGCTAGTAAAATGCCAAAATTACCTTGTGATTGGCTTTGtgagtcataa